One stretch of Lytechinus variegatus isolate NC3 chromosome 17, Lvar_3.0, whole genome shotgun sequence DNA includes these proteins:
- the LOC121431107 gene encoding uncharacterized protein LOC121431107 isoform X1 encodes MKEEILSFTLVIRMDHSQSTDVPISNWKWGYAILLSKFVINIWAGIPKSFGVLLPEMVDRFSANYATLGFICSLPGTITLFSGPFASLVLKLVDQRVAAMSGAVIIGVCLISCGFTYNITAFGILLGLTGVRSFVYLPITLRLNQYFKENFVLINTVASFGVTTGIMFLPIITERSLEAYGYHGAFLILGGIMLHMVAAAAAIRKPMYKTTGHITKQAACDRDTSEIDCHELCDAKKCSLNIEGSKQAQGTTKCGANRDTTEVVAEVSWHHAGNTCSTAKHFKDLNNENGVKRCQDDEGIAHDDDINRNEQENIPLVDNGSYPDHADMPNKKLDTLTSTDANQDHDDGSQNAFCSLLISRCKLFVTNEMLFLMCIPSIFFYVYGFDAWVLFLVPHAEDLGISSSKAVFLSSVGGVGGLIGRLIAIFLLFKKIDMIKIYIIVGFINSLTFFLDFIGESFLVRSVWAFIQAVCFFIQDTSGATYLKFVLRDESNFSFGLGLIMLVQGCGSISSGVFTGTLLDVTQSYTKVFMITGISSACCTVNVIVIFILLKGRLGS; translated from the exons atgaaagaagagattctaagctttacattg GTTATAAGAATGGATCACTCGCAAAGCACCGATGTCCCTATCTCTAACTGGAAGTGGGGTTACGCTATCCTCCTCTCCAAATTCGTGATCAATATTTGGGCTGGCATTCCCAAATCCTTCGGCGTTCTCCTTCCTGAGATGGTTGATAGATTCAGCGCGAATTACGCCACTTTAGGATTTATCTGTAGTCTTCCCGGCACAATCACGCTCTTTTCAG GCCCCTTTGCTTCCTTGGTCCTCAAGCTCGTTGATCAACGTGTTGCTGCTATGTCAGGAGCTGTAATAATAGGAGTGTGTCTAATATCATGTGGCTTCACCTACAATATCACTGCTTTCGGTATACTTCTTGGACTTACAG GTGTCAGATCTTTTGTATATTTACCAATTACGCTCCGGTTGAACCAATATTTCAAGGAGAACTTTGTTTTGATCAACACCGTAGCATCCTTCGGTGTAACAACGGGGATAATGTTCTTACCTATCATTACCGAACGATCGCTGGAAGCTTATGGTTATCATGGAGCGTTTCTGATACTTGGTGGAATCATGCTACATATGGTTGCAGCGGCAGCCGCCATTCGGAAACCGATGTACAAGACCACAGGCCACATCACTAAACAGGCTGCTTGTGATAGAGATACATCAGAGATCGACTGTCATGAACTTTGTGATGCGAAGAAATGTAGCTTAAACATTGAAGGAAGCAAACAAGCTCAAGGGACGACGAAATGTGGAGCAAATAGGGATACGACTGAGGTTGTTGCAGAAGTTAGTTGGCATCACGCAGGAAACACTTGTTCTACTGCGAAACATTTCAAGGACCTAAACAATGAAAATGGAGTAAAACGGTGTCAAGATGATGAAGGGATAGCACATGACGATGACATTAACCGAAATGAGCAGGAAAATATTCCTTTGGTAGATAATGGAAGCTATCCTGACCATGCAGACATGCCCAATAAAAAGCTTGACACGTTGACTTCTACTGATGCTAATCAAGATCATGATGACGGTTCTCAGAATGCATTCTGCTCGCTATTAATATCACGCTGTAAACTCTTCGTGACCAATGAAATGCTATTCTTGATGTGCATCCCATCGATTTTCTTTTATGTCTATGGTTTCGACGCTTGGGTATTGTTCCTGGTGCCTCACGCAGAAGACCTTGGAATCAGTTCATCTAAGGCCGTTTTCCTGTCTTCAGTTGGTGGTGTCGGTGGGCTAATTGGCAGATTGATTGCTATCTTTTTACTCTTTAAGAAAATTGACATGATCAAAATCTACATCATAGTCGGTTTTATAAACAGTTTGACCTTTTTCTTGGATTTCATCGGTGAATCGTTCCTCGTTCGTTCAGTCTGGGCATTCATCCAGGCGGTCTGCTTTTTCATACAGGACACGTCCGGTGCAACGTATCTGAAATTTGTTTTGAGAGATGAAAGCAACTTTAGTTTCGGCCTTGGGCTGATAATGCTTGTTCAAGGTTGTGGCAGTATCTCTTCCGGAGTTTTCACAG GCACCTTACTGGACGTCACTCAGTCCTACACCAAAGTCTTCATGATAACTGGAATCAGTAGCGCATGCTGCACCGTCAACGTAATAGtaatatttatactcttaaaaGGGAGATTGGGTTCATAA
- the LOC121431375 gene encoding somatostatin receptor type 4-like: protein MGSQVTGWGTETEIYSTPTEMGDNLSPSADAAWLWQPIKWSWWISFQVISSLLGVVGNFLVMILILGGRHLRSSSDVLIGHLALADFLTSVFMFPLPRAEHVPSTPLAEAYCRFVFTSFFMWLAIFMSIMILMVISLERFVAIVYPLHFQRFRRRRYVTKLILWLWALSIAANVHIVVNMSVDGESRQCRVKHLSRDWQIVTGVVIFLITFAIPASVMIITQVIAARTLKAQSRRFDGALSNMSNGSNSLILARNRLLHMLYLVIAIFILCWGPNDIAYFLYNLQVLDQSYLYGPVDRILVVVAFYNSCANPIVYAIRYPRFRRAIRRLLSCAPVNSGTLFDFNATSATGRQDQTLNLTVMNTVSNNLSRA, encoded by the coding sequence ATGGGATCCCAGGTCACCGGTTGGGGGACTGAGACGGAGATTTACTCGACCCCAACAGAGAtgggagataatctctctcCTTCTGCAGATGCTGCATGGCTTTGGCAGCCAATCAAATGGTCCTGGTGGATATCATTTCAAGTGATTTCCTCTCTCCTGGGAGTGGTTGGCAACTTCCTGGTAATGATCCTGATCCTAGGAGGTCGCCACCTCAGGAGTTCTTCTGATGTTCTCATAGGCCACCTGGCACTGGCTGACTTTCTGACCTCCGTGTTCATGTTCCCTCTTCCCAGGGCAGAACACGTTCCGTCCACACCTTTGGCGGAGGCCTACTGCAGGTTCGTCTTCACCTCGTTCTTCATGTGGTTGGCCATTTTCATGTCCATCATGATTCTTATGGTGATATCCCTGGAGCGATTCGTAGCCATCGTGTACCCGTTGCACTTCCAGCGCTTTCGCCGTCGAAGGTACGTCACCAAGCTCATTCTGTGGCTTTGGGCGTTGTCTATCGCTGCCAACGTCCACATCGTGGTCAACATGAGCGTCGACGGCGAATCGCGACAATGCAGGGTCAAACACCTCTCACGGGATTGGCAGATTGTTACTGGTGTCGTCATCTTCCTGATCACATTTGCGATACCAGCGTCAGTCATGATCATCACGCAGGTCATCGCGGCTAGAACCCTCAAGGCGCAGTCTCGACGTTTCGACGGCGCCTTGTCCAACATGTCTAACGGCTCAAACAGTCTCATTCTTGCAAGAAACAGGCTCCTGCATATGCTCTATCTGGTCATTGCAATCTTCATCCTCTGCTGGGGACCCAACGACATCGCCTATTTCCTGTACAACCTCCAAGTCTTGGACCAGAGCTATCTTTATGGACCTGTTGATAGGATCCTGGTGGTGGTTGCATTTTACAACTCTTGCGCCAATCCCATTGTCTACGCAATCAGGTACCCGAGATTCCGGCGAGCAATCCGTCGGTTGCTGTCCTGTGCACCAGTAAACAGTGGCACCCTCTTTGATTTTAACGCAACTTCAGCAACTGGTCGGCAGGACCAAACTCTTAATCTGACAGTGATGAATACGGTATCAAATAATCTGTCTCGTGCTTGA
- the LOC121431107 gene encoding uncharacterized protein LOC121431107 isoform X2 has translation MDHSQSTDVPISNWKWGYAILLSKFVINIWAGIPKSFGVLLPEMVDRFSANYATLGFICSLPGTITLFSGPFASLVLKLVDQRVAAMSGAVIIGVCLISCGFTYNITAFGILLGLTGVRSFVYLPITLRLNQYFKENFVLINTVASFGVTTGIMFLPIITERSLEAYGYHGAFLILGGIMLHMVAAAAAIRKPMYKTTGHITKQAACDRDTSEIDCHELCDAKKCSLNIEGSKQAQGTTKCGANRDTTEVVAEVSWHHAGNTCSTAKHFKDLNNENGVKRCQDDEGIAHDDDINRNEQENIPLVDNGSYPDHADMPNKKLDTLTSTDANQDHDDGSQNAFCSLLISRCKLFVTNEMLFLMCIPSIFFYVYGFDAWVLFLVPHAEDLGISSSKAVFLSSVGGVGGLIGRLIAIFLLFKKIDMIKIYIIVGFINSLTFFLDFIGESFLVRSVWAFIQAVCFFIQDTSGATYLKFVLRDESNFSFGLGLIMLVQGCGSISSGVFTGTLLDVTQSYTKVFMITGISSACCTVNVIVIFILLKGRLGS, from the exons ATGGATCACTCGCAAAGCACCGATGTCCCTATCTCTAACTGGAAGTGGGGTTACGCTATCCTCCTCTCCAAATTCGTGATCAATATTTGGGCTGGCATTCCCAAATCCTTCGGCGTTCTCCTTCCTGAGATGGTTGATAGATTCAGCGCGAATTACGCCACTTTAGGATTTATCTGTAGTCTTCCCGGCACAATCACGCTCTTTTCAG GCCCCTTTGCTTCCTTGGTCCTCAAGCTCGTTGATCAACGTGTTGCTGCTATGTCAGGAGCTGTAATAATAGGAGTGTGTCTAATATCATGTGGCTTCACCTACAATATCACTGCTTTCGGTATACTTCTTGGACTTACAG GTGTCAGATCTTTTGTATATTTACCAATTACGCTCCGGTTGAACCAATATTTCAAGGAGAACTTTGTTTTGATCAACACCGTAGCATCCTTCGGTGTAACAACGGGGATAATGTTCTTACCTATCATTACCGAACGATCGCTGGAAGCTTATGGTTATCATGGAGCGTTTCTGATACTTGGTGGAATCATGCTACATATGGTTGCAGCGGCAGCCGCCATTCGGAAACCGATGTACAAGACCACAGGCCACATCACTAAACAGGCTGCTTGTGATAGAGATACATCAGAGATCGACTGTCATGAACTTTGTGATGCGAAGAAATGTAGCTTAAACATTGAAGGAAGCAAACAAGCTCAAGGGACGACGAAATGTGGAGCAAATAGGGATACGACTGAGGTTGTTGCAGAAGTTAGTTGGCATCACGCAGGAAACACTTGTTCTACTGCGAAACATTTCAAGGACCTAAACAATGAAAATGGAGTAAAACGGTGTCAAGATGATGAAGGGATAGCACATGACGATGACATTAACCGAAATGAGCAGGAAAATATTCCTTTGGTAGATAATGGAAGCTATCCTGACCATGCAGACATGCCCAATAAAAAGCTTGACACGTTGACTTCTACTGATGCTAATCAAGATCATGATGACGGTTCTCAGAATGCATTCTGCTCGCTATTAATATCACGCTGTAAACTCTTCGTGACCAATGAAATGCTATTCTTGATGTGCATCCCATCGATTTTCTTTTATGTCTATGGTTTCGACGCTTGGGTATTGTTCCTGGTGCCTCACGCAGAAGACCTTGGAATCAGTTCATCTAAGGCCGTTTTCCTGTCTTCAGTTGGTGGTGTCGGTGGGCTAATTGGCAGATTGATTGCTATCTTTTTACTCTTTAAGAAAATTGACATGATCAAAATCTACATCATAGTCGGTTTTATAAACAGTTTGACCTTTTTCTTGGATTTCATCGGTGAATCGTTCCTCGTTCGTTCAGTCTGGGCATTCATCCAGGCGGTCTGCTTTTTCATACAGGACACGTCCGGTGCAACGTATCTGAAATTTGTTTTGAGAGATGAAAGCAACTTTAGTTTCGGCCTTGGGCTGATAATGCTTGTTCAAGGTTGTGGCAGTATCTCTTCCGGAGTTTTCACAG GCACCTTACTGGACGTCACTCAGTCCTACACCAAAGTCTTCATGATAACTGGAATCAGTAGCGCATGCTGCACCGTCAACGTAATAGtaatatttatactcttaaaaGGGAGATTGGGTTCATAA